The Solea senegalensis isolate Sse05_10M linkage group LG12, IFAPA_SoseM_1, whole genome shotgun sequence DNA segment ATGATGAGGAGCAGAATCCCAAGTGCAGTATGGGAGATGAAGTCTTTGTCAGGTGAGCTGGCATAGTTGTTCACCAACAGAAGGAGAGAACCTAGGTTTAAAAAAGTCCATAATTAAGAAAACAATAACTGCTGATAAGTTACCACTTGGatagtttatttaattgttttaatccTTCCACATATTTTGGGGAGTGGTAAGTCTGAATTAATTCATAATTTATTCACATGTCCTTGTTTAATTATGTAGATAATTAGAAATATCTGAAGAagaatttgattttttttatattttagcttaaatgattattaatattagtagtatcatgatcattattattgttattattatttcattacaaataaagttggatatttaatcacatttatatGATAGTATATATAcggtacatatatatgtatatatataagttttataggttttctaaaaacaaaaacactcattaATTTATACACATCATAATCTAACAGTGAGAAATGTTATCATACCGCCAGAGATGCCGAGGATGCCCACGGACACGTGTAGTGAGTGGCATGCAGTCATAGTAGTGGAAGTGGATCCGTGGGAACGTGAGGCTGCGCTTTTATACAGCTGCATGTGACGTCAGCACGTCAGGGGAGAAAcctgagagtgagtgagggagtgagtgggtgagtgcgTCTAACCGGGAAATAACCGCAGAGAAATGAAGTGGATATGCCGACGATATTTAGAGTCACAATGAATGGGACATTGTGTTATTCTGATTATTAACAAGAAGTTCTAAAATAAGTACATCTGCGTTTTATTTGAACAtcggctgtttttgttttaaatgcgGTCGAATAAATAATGTTctgaattatttaataaataaagctgcaaagATCGCAGCATATATTGTTATAATATTAACAGAGGTAtcagagagaaaacatgaaatatgtatTGTAACACGCAAATTAACATGtgttgtagtaaaaaaaaaaaaagacatgaactTGGCATATTATTTACTGAAGCAAAGAATTACAAAAGAATTATAAAAAATTAACccagaaaaaaacaccttatcCGGTAAAGATGTTGTCATCCTTTCTTCcgctttattgttttataaagtGGAAACACTGACAGGAATGAGTCAGCATTTTATCCACAAGTTAAACCATTGTTCCTGGTGCATGACATCATTCTCTTTGGAGAGCAGGTTAATGTGGGAGGAGACAGGTGAAGCAGACAGGAATATAAAGAGTCGGCTTCAAAATTCAGCCAATACAACACGACTGAGCAGCTTCAGTACACACAGGCAGAACACCTGCATAAACAAGGTAAGACTGACCAGACTTATTTTTACTTCACTAATTTTATacaatgtgtcattaaaaaaactctTTAATTTCAAACGGTGTAATTAAAGTAGCAGGATAATGGTGACACTCTGATTAACCTGATCTAAATTCATATTGAAAtcctgcatttatttattcatttattccaGTAGAATGTCAAACCTCTTCCTATGACTTCTCCTAATGGGTGTCAACAGTGTTacctagcagcagcagcagcagcagcagcctcctgtGTCACCTGGCTCTGTAAATATATCATGTAAACAAGAGCCGCACTTGGCCCAGGAGCAGTGCTCAGTGAAATAGGATAGTGTAATCAAGAAAGTGAGACaaaaagaggacaaagacagataACGGAGTAAGAAAGAGGAAGTCTGTGTCGTCACAGTCTACACATGCTGTATGTGCTTTTTGTGTGCGTTTGGCAGCAATCATGGCAAAGCGCGTCGCAGTAATTCTCTCCGGCTGTGGTGTCTACGACGGCACGGAAATCCACGAGGCCTCTGCTGTCCTCGTCCACCTGAGTCGTGCAGGAGCCAAAGTAAGAGCAGTTTTTCAGCACGTTAGATTGGACATGCAGTAGAATGTTTTCACATGTTTCCATGTTTGATTTCAGGTGCAGATGTTTGCTCCAAATGCAGATCAGATGCATGTTGTGAATCACTGTGACGGCAAACCgacagaagagaaaagaaacatccTGCAGGAAAGTGCCCGCATTGCCAGGGGGGAAGTCACTGATCTGGCCAAGTTGGATGTGTCAGCATTTGACGCGGCCATCATCCCAGGTTAGACCTCCTCTGTTATGAAACCTGCATTATTGTGTGTTGAATGCCTCCTTATTTTGTATGCTTCTTCTCAGGGGGTTTTGGTGTGGCTAAGAACCTGAGTGACTTTGCAGTGAAGAATAAGGAGTGCACCATCCAACCACATCTGGAGAAGCTCATCAAGGCATTCCACAAAGCTGGTAAACCACTGGGCATGTGCTGCATCTCCCCCATCCTCGCCGCCAAACTCCTGCCAGGCTGCGAGCTCACTGTGGGACAGGACAAAGAGTGTGAAAAGTGAGTGAAATCATCAAATCATCAGAGCATAGTATCCTACAGTTCTGACCCTGTTCCTCCGCTGTCCTCTTCAGGTGGCCGTATGCTCAGACGGCAGGTGTCGTCAAGGAGATGGGCTGCAAGTATGTGAATAAGGACGTGGAAGAAGCTCATGTCGATGTCAAAAACAAGCTGGTCACCACCTGTGCCTTCATGTGCAATGCTCCCATTCACAACATCTTTGATGGAATAGGAATCCTCGTTAAAGAGACACTGAAACTGGCTTAAGAAATCTCTAATGAAGCACTCTTCAACTTATTTGTCTGACATTGTTTCTTCAATGTGTGGTTTTGAGActgtcaataaaaaacaaacctaaatattcaaaatgtgGATTTGTCGCTTTTCTTCACTGTGACGAGGTTACATACATTTTCTACAACATAACAGCCTTTAGTTACATGCATGGcacctatttttttttagcagaaacTGTATGTAGATAAAGCAGTAAGAAACATTTACATCCAGCTCATCCTTTGTTTAACTTTGGGAAACCATACAGCACTGTGTTGCTTGCACTAACAATGaggttataaaaaaatagaaatacactATGTACAATGGTACGTACTGTAgattaaataaaagacacaggaTTGATATACAATCAAAAGCaattttaaaaactaaacaGTTGGCCAAGGTGTAGTGCAGTGACATTCAATTCTATAAAAGATAATGAAACatataaagacacaaaatacaTGAAAGTCAATAGAATAAGTAAAATGATAAAGACGTCATTAAGTCTGGCAAAGCATTAAACCCAAGGAAAAGATAGTTGAAGAGATTTGAGAACAGTGACAAAGcctgtctcctgctgctgccaagGCCTGAGTCAGTCTGATCAGCAGATCTAAAAATGGAACACACAGTTGCATCAGGTCAGAGCGGTAGGGTGGAATGAGAATAATGAggatttaaaagtgaataaaaatggcttttaaatttaattctgcATTGCACATGCAGGGAGCCAACGGGAATGAGGGAAATGGGCTCATCATATAGAGAGCGTCACTGTCGTTGAAGCAAGCTGTGATGAAGACATGAATCACCTTTTTGAAACAGCCTTGTCTATCAAGTTCAAACCCAAGATTGTAACTGTAGGTTTTACATAAGCAGCTGGAATCAGGTCTCATAGTAACCATAATAAGAAATGTGTAGAGCATTTATTTAGACCTTGTCTCATTTTATGACATTGCTTGTTTTTATCAAAATGATTAAACTCAAAGTTGTTGGAAAACTGCATgtatatcattattttaaatcatttaccAAATCCTaaccacaaacaacaaactcCCACAGTCCTCTGGGTTGTTTTTGAAAACTTTATTGagctttattttgtgttttgcaaagatataaatacattgAGAAAACAGTGCAACTGTATTATTTATGGTTGGTGCTTATGGTGTTTATTTTGGGATTCATTTGAAAGCTTTATAGTAACAGAAACAGTAAAGTCTGTTGTcttgatgattaaaaaaaacattttccaattCATAATCATGGAGAAATAAGTACTGTAGAATAATGGAACATGATACTCCTGTCATATATGAACAGAAATTTCAATTTGCCCATCACGTTTAAAAGTGACTGTTCCAGTGAATGTTCATGTTCATCTGTCGGAGAAATGATTGAAACGATCTTCTCCACAGGCCAACATTGTGGCATGAAATTTCCTGGGACGATCTGGATCCTAACAGGAACAGAGAGATGCAGTGTCAGAAAGCGTggaattataaattataaatgaatacattttaggACTAAATATATTCATGTTTGTCTCACCTGTACAGGGTAAGCACAGGTGGGAACATAACGAATCACAAACCCACAGCGCCTCCTTGGGGATATGTTGGGATCGCTGGCATGCACGAGAAACCCGTCATGGACCTTGttaaaacaaaacccaaatgCACTCAAATCCTTTTACAACCATGCCATATTTAgcaagacaaataaaacagctGAACTCACAGACATCTGTCCGGCTAAAAGAGGGCAGAACACAGCGTCATCAGCCTGCACCAGCTCCTCTGGGATCTCCTGGTTGACTGACAACAAGTTTCCAGGGCGGATGGCCTGGCGATGGGGCAACATGCCGGAGCAGTGGCTGCCTGCAGGGGCAGAAGAAACAAAAGCgttgaacacatttatttatgtcttatGAACAGACACTAAAGAGATTAACGTGCATGTATAGGCATGGGGTGATGTGAGAGTCCTACATCACGGTATCATGGTGTTGTGATTACAGCTCATTCAGCCATACCAtcaaaaacacagctgactGACTGCAGCTAACCAGGAGGGGGAGGAATGACAACCTGGGTGATCCCTGCACCGTTTTTATcaagtcattaaaaacagctcatacattatattatgtttACTGGCTTCACAGTATACAGTGAAGCCAGTTGTTGGCCCATGTTACGCATGTAAAGCTGATTTACCTGGAATAACCTGAAGGGCACCGTTTTCCTTCTGTGAGTCATCTAAAGCGAgccacacagacagaacagGGCCACCGGCAACTCCCCAATACCTGTATTCACAACAGTTACActttcaacaaacaaaacacagcaaaatgCAAGCtttcatttaagaagaaaaagaataagGTAAATCAACCTCATATCCTGATGCCAGGCCACATATGGAAGCACATTTGCCTCGTTCTTCCCATCAGGTTTGGCTTCTCCTCTGTCATTCTCCTGCACGTCGGCTGCTTTGAGGACTGGATATTTGCAGATGAAGCGCGAGTCGAGCAGGATGACGTCCGGACCCAGGACGGCTTTGACCACCTCCAGGACATGAGGGTGTTTGGTCAGGCCCATCACCCATGGATACTGAAGGTGGACATTGTGGAGGCTGTACTGGGTGTAGTCC contains these protein-coding regions:
- the zgc:174917 gene encoding L-proline trans-4-hydroxylase; translation: MTTSVPKHQEIYNQQGFLSPLPVLNETELREARHAFSELEKELGEDYTQYSLHNVHLQYPWVMGLTKHPHVLEVVKAVLGPDVILLDSRFICKYPVLKAADVQENDRGEAKPDGKNEANVLPYVAWHQDMRYWGVAGGPVLSVWLALDDSQKENGALQVIPGSHCSGMLPHRQAIRPGNLLSVNQEIPEELVQADDAVFCPLLAGQMSVHDGFLVHASDPNISPRRRCGFVIRYVPTCAYPVQDPDRPRKFHATMLACGEDRFNHFSDR
- the si:ch211-153b23.5 gene encoding glutamine amidotransferase-like class 1 domain-containing protein 3A, mitochondrial, which translates into the protein MAKRVAVILSGCGVYDGTEIHEASAVLVHLSRAGAKVQMFAPNADQMHVVNHCDGKPTEEKRNILQESARIARGEVTDLAKLDVSAFDAAIIPGGFGVAKNLSDFAVKNKECTIQPHLEKLIKAFHKAGKPLGMCCISPILAAKLLPGCELTVGQDKECEKWPYAQTAGVVKEMGCKYVNKDVEEAHVDVKNKLVTTCAFMCNAPIHNIFDGIGILVKETLKLA